In the genome of Zobellia nedashkovskayae, the window AAGCTCACAGAATGGGTGTAAAAGTGGTTCTGGATGGTGTTTTTAATCATGTGGGCAGGGATTTCTTCGCTTTTAGAGATCTTCAGAAATTCGGAAAGAACTCAAAATATATTGATTGGTTTTCAAATGTAAATTTTAAGAAGAAAAGCCCGCTGAAGGATTCATTTACTTATGATACATGGGCAGGCTATTATCAACTGGTAAAACTTAACCTTAGAAATAAGGAGGTCTGTGATTATCTTTTCGGTGCGGTTAAAAAGTGGATAGCTATTTATAAAATAGATGGGCTACGTTTGGACACTGCAGATGTGTTAGATTTTGATTTTATGAAAGAACTTGCACTCTTTTGTAAAAAGGAAAACCCGGAGTTTTGGTTAATGGGAGAAGTAGTTCATGGCGATTATAATCGGTGGGTAAATTCCACCATGTTAGATTCCGTTACCAATTATGATTACCACACTCCTATTTATGAAAGTTTTAATTTGAAGGATTTCGGTAAAATTTCCGAAACGGTGGAACGGGAGTTCGGTCCCAAAGGAGTTTATAAGAACCTAGCGCTCTATTCTTTTGTGGACAATCATGATGTTAACCGTGCCGCCAGTACTTTGAAGAAACCAGAGCATTTATTTCCATTATACCTTCTACTATTTACGTTGCCAGGAATACCAGCTATTTACTACGGAGGTGAGTGGGGATTTGAAGGAAAGAAAACAGCCCATAGCGATGATTTGTTACGTCCACGGGTAAAGCTTAATGACTTAGGGAGGCAGGCAAAGCATCCAAAGCTGTTAGATGCCATAAAACAATTCATAGAAGTTCAAAAGAATTGTAAAGTCCTTGTAAATGGATCTTATGAGACGTTGTTGGTTACCAATGAACAATTGGCCTTCTTTAGAAAAAATACGTATAAGACCATTGTTGTAATAGTAAATGCATCAACAAAAGTAGCTAAGGTAAATATTGATTTGAAAGGACTGCCCTTAGGAGTTTA includes:
- a CDS encoding alpha-amylase family glycosyl hydrolase, whose translation is MKHAIFYHIYPLGLLGAEKTNDLVSTPVDRLSELNGWLEHMVDLGCNALYVGPVFESSTHGYDTVDYYKIDRRLGDDTSLIALVDKAHRMGVKVVLDGVFNHVGRDFFAFRDLQKFGKNSKYIDWFSNVNFKKKSPLKDSFTYDTWAGYYQLVKLNLRNKEVCDYLFGAVKKWIAIYKIDGLRLDTADVLDFDFMKELALFCKKENPEFWLMGEVVHGDYNRWVNSTMLDSVTNYDYHTPIYESFNLKDFGKISETVEREFGPKGVYKNLALYSFVDNHDVNRAASTLKKPEHLFPLYLLLFTLPGIPAIYYGGEWGFEGKKTAHSDDLLRPRVKLNDLGRQAKHPKLLDAIKQFIEVQKNCKVLVNGSYETLLVTNEQLAFFRKNTYKTIVVIVNASTKVAKVNIDLKGLPLGVYTDLLNAGYTSISNKTALSIEVPPCWGRILSH